One segment of Primulina tabacum isolate GXHZ01 chromosome 6, ASM2559414v2, whole genome shotgun sequence DNA contains the following:
- the LOC142549128 gene encoding uncharacterized protein LOC142549128 encodes MFLQSMRQQNQQEHVVSGGNGSGIGNEVGSNSDINIGAKRSCDFDNVKKHLATAQSNLKNVSCRDIYANSKCKLLHWSVAGLVVAEARITSTGPNTKVHHVVLGRSCWKVWVDKVLVEKVI; translated from the exons ATGTTTTTACAAAGCATGAGACAACAAaatcaacaagaacat GTTGTTAGTGGTGGCAATGGTAGCGGTATTGGGAATGAAGTTGGTAGCAATAGTGATATCAATATTGGTGCAAAGAGAAGTTGTGATTTTGATAATGTTAAAAAACATCTTGCTACAGCTCAG TCAAATTTGAAGAATGTGAGTTGTCGAGATATATATGCTAATAGTAAATGTAAGTTGCTTCATTGGTCTGTTGCTGGATTAGTTGTTGCGGAAGCTCGAATTACATCTACAGGTCCAAACACAAAAGTGCATCATGTTGTTCTTGGTAGATCTTGTTGGAAAGTTTGGGTTGATAAGGTTTTGGTTGAGAAGGTGATCTAA